One Methanocaldococcus villosus KIN24-T80 genomic window carries:
- a CDS encoding pro-sigmaK processing inhibitor BofA family protein: protein MDFYFLAMIGILILVAILIIKLTLKIIRYLAINTAIGIILIFILKFLGINIKLNLINLLIIAIGGVVGVFILLILHFLHI from the coding sequence ATGGATTTCTACTTCTTAGCTATGATAGGGATTTTAATATTAGTAGCTATATTAATAATAAAATTAACATTAAAAATTATTAGATACCTTGCCATCAATACAGCTATTGGGATAATATTAATATTTATCTTAAAATTTTTAGGAATAAATATAAAATTGAATTTGATAAATCTTCTAATAATAGCTATTGGTGGTGTTGTAGGGGTTTTTATACTTTTAATATTACACTTTCTCCATATCTAA